In Paenibacillus sp. 1781tsa1, one DNA window encodes the following:
- a CDS encoding endospore germination permease — MKRTQPSFLQAMMLIMLSVGLISHVLIIPALLAAAKRDSWISVLLSAGPFLIFALMLAYVSRFLQHQTLHEWLTSRLGKPIGLFFRVGNSLFFLSAIYFTLHDTTTWAKTNYLTETPILVTSIALMSLCAYGAYKGIRSLAFTAGLILPLVVLLGFYVAIVNTQYKDYSRLLPVLEHGWHPVLNGMIYSLAGMFELLFIWYIQPHLTKRIRVWQYLMLALILVGLTVGPLIGAIVEFDPFEAAKMRYPAFEEWRIASLGKYIAQTDFFSIYQWLAGSFTRISLAMYIVVEIWNIKSSTRRLISCISLGVFFILTMLYPLDDMTFEKLLVEYIFPFNLVYLSGLAIIATTVAFIHSRHQRRKHHGASSD, encoded by the coding sequence ATGAAACGAACACAACCTTCTTTTTTACAAGCTATGATGTTGATCATGTTGTCCGTTGGCTTGATCAGCCATGTTCTGATTATTCCTGCCCTTTTGGCTGCGGCCAAAAGGGATTCTTGGATTTCCGTCCTGCTATCAGCCGGACCATTTCTGATATTTGCGCTAATGCTCGCTTATGTCTCTCGTTTCCTCCAGCATCAAACCCTGCATGAATGGTTAACATCCCGTCTCGGCAAGCCTATCGGCCTGTTCTTTCGAGTTGGTAACAGTCTCTTTTTTCTGAGCGCAATCTATTTCACCCTACACGATACCACGACTTGGGCCAAAACAAATTACCTGACAGAAACGCCAATTCTGGTAACCAGTATTGCTCTCATGTCTCTATGTGCCTATGGGGCATATAAAGGCATCCGCTCCCTGGCATTTACGGCAGGATTGATCCTTCCACTGGTGGTACTACTGGGCTTCTATGTTGCAATTGTGAACACTCAATACAAGGATTACAGCCGTCTCCTGCCTGTGTTAGAACATGGCTGGCATCCTGTACTGAATGGCATGATTTATAGTCTTGCAGGCATGTTTGAACTGCTGTTCATCTGGTATATCCAGCCTCATCTCACCAAACGTATACGTGTATGGCAGTATCTGATGCTCGCACTCATTCTTGTGGGACTAACAGTCGGCCCACTCATCGGGGCGATTGTGGAATTTGATCCTTTTGAGGCTGCCAAAATGCGCTATCCCGCCTTTGAAGAATGGCGAATTGCCTCCTTGGGCAAGTACATCGCCCAGACCGACTTCTTTTCCATCTACCAGTGGCTCGCAGGCTCGTTCACCCGGATTAGTCTCGCCATGTATATTGTAGTAGAAATATGGAATATTAAGAGCTCTACCAGAAGGCTTATCAGTTGTATCTCGTTAGGTGTCTTCTTTATTCTAACCATGTTGTATCCTCTGGATGATATGACCTTCGAAAAGCTTCTGGTCGAATACATATTTCCGTTCAATCTCGTGTATCTGAGCGGACTTGCGATTATCGCGACGACGGTTGCCTTTATCCATTCACGCCATCAGAGGAGGAAACATCATGGAGCATCAAGCGATTGA
- a CDS encoding DMT family transporter, translated as MNTAHTRGYAYIAAVLYAAIIGLSFLFVKMTVTVAHPIDVLAHRFALSLIVVSIPVILGWIKIRLSLRDLWRIIPLGLLSPVLFFAFQAFGLVSSNSSEAGIIQAMAPVFTLVLASVFLKERTSTMQKLFLLLSVAGVVFIFMMQGSGVSMSNLKGIALLLLSTVCFAGYGVLARPLTQKYKPMELTWVTLMVGCIVFNAASLIRHASSGSMMDYIKPLGDTSYLGALAYLAILSTMISTLLASYALTHLEASQMSVFSNLSTLISIVGGAWILHEPVGSYHYIGALLIIAGVLGTNMSGRKHRLVTGIK; from the coding sequence ATGAACACAGCACATACTCGGGGATACGCATATATCGCAGCTGTATTGTACGCGGCTATTATCGGCCTATCTTTTCTATTTGTTAAAATGACGGTCACTGTTGCACATCCCATTGATGTGCTTGCCCACCGATTTGCGCTGTCGCTGATTGTTGTTAGCATTCCTGTCATTTTGGGTTGGATCAAAATCCGACTGAGCCTTCGTGATCTGTGGCGAATTATTCCACTGGGGCTGTTATCTCCCGTCCTATTTTTTGCCTTTCAAGCCTTTGGACTCGTCTCGTCTAACTCATCGGAAGCCGGAATTATTCAGGCTATGGCCCCTGTATTCACACTCGTTCTCGCTTCAGTTTTCCTGAAGGAACGTACATCCACGATGCAGAAGCTGTTCCTGCTACTGTCTGTCGCTGGAGTGGTCTTTATTTTCATGATGCAAGGAAGCGGCGTATCGATGAGTAACCTGAAGGGCATTGCATTATTGCTGCTATCCACGGTCTGTTTTGCAGGTTATGGTGTGCTTGCAAGACCATTAACCCAGAAGTACAAACCAATGGAACTAACATGGGTCACATTAATGGTTGGCTGTATTGTATTTAACGCCGCTTCCCTGATCCGACATGCGTCCAGTGGTTCCATGATGGACTACATCAAACCACTTGGAGATACATCCTATCTGGGTGCCCTCGCATATCTGGCAATTCTCTCCACCATGATCTCCACCCTGCTCGCGAGCTATGCCCTGACCCATCTGGAGGCCTCGCAAATGAGTGTATTCAGCAATCTGTCCACACTCATCTCCATCGTAGGAGGTGCATGGATATTGCATGAACCAGTGGGTAGCTACCACTATATTGGTGCATTGTTGATTATCGCCGGTGTGCTTGGCACTAATATGAGCGGTCGCAAACACAGGCTGGTCACCGGGATCAAGTAA
- a CDS encoding ATP-binding cassette domain-containing protein codes for MLAIDVKDLRKSFSVQKSRGGLKGAFQDLFARQYQEVLAVNDISFQIPQGEICGYIGENGAGKSTTIKMLTGILVPTSGQISVGGYVPYQEREKFVQNIGVVFGQRSQLWWDIGVIESFHLLRKVYRVGEVDFRKRLDELVERLQLQDLLSRPVRKLSLGQRMRCELVAALLHNPSIVFLDEPTIGLDIVVKSEIRDFLKDMNKEHGTTILLTTHDLQDIEALCSRVIMLDAGNIIYDGGLDHLKSQWGKEREIRFKFGSAHNMSQMQEWTAALPVRWTVENELSASVWIPLELNVSDVLGRVVGQADITDIQIIEINTDEIVRSIYQSGSAERPEIVGAGKEAVGVS; via the coding sequence ATGCTGGCGATTGATGTCAAAGATTTGCGCAAGTCGTTTAGCGTCCAGAAAAGCCGAGGTGGGCTGAAGGGCGCGTTCCAGGACCTGTTTGCACGTCAGTACCAAGAGGTATTGGCTGTAAATGATATTTCATTTCAGATTCCGCAGGGCGAAATATGCGGATATATCGGGGAGAACGGTGCCGGTAAATCAACAACAATCAAGATGTTGACCGGCATTTTGGTGCCTACTTCAGGGCAAATATCGGTTGGTGGATATGTTCCGTATCAGGAACGGGAGAAGTTTGTACAGAATATTGGTGTTGTTTTTGGTCAGCGCAGTCAATTGTGGTGGGATATTGGCGTTATCGAATCCTTCCATTTATTGCGCAAAGTATATCGTGTAGGAGAAGTCGATTTCCGTAAAAGGCTGGATGAACTGGTTGAGCGATTGCAGCTTCAGGACCTGTTAAGTCGTCCGGTGCGGAAGCTCAGTCTCGGTCAGCGTATGCGCTGTGAGTTGGTGGCAGCATTGTTGCACAACCCGAGTATTGTTTTTCTGGATGAGCCAACCATTGGCCTGGATATTGTCGTGAAGTCGGAAATTCGGGATTTCTTGAAAGACATGAATAAGGAGCATGGAACAACCATTCTGCTCACAACCCATGATTTGCAGGACATTGAGGCCCTATGTTCCAGGGTGATCATGCTTGATGCGGGTAACATCATCTATGATGGAGGTCTGGATCATCTGAAGTCCCAATGGGGCAAGGAAAGGGAAATCCGCTTCAAGTTCGGTTCAGCTCACAACATGAGTCAGATGCAGGAATGGACTGCGGCGCTACCTGTACGTTGGACGGTAGAGAATGAATTGTCTGCATCCGTATGGATTCCACTGGAATTGAACGTTTCGGATGTACTCGGACGGGTCGTTGGACAAGCCGATATTACCGATATTCAGATTATAGAGATTAACACGGATGAGATTGTGCGCAGTATTTACCAATCCGGTTCCGCCGAGCGTCCCGAGATTGTGGGAGCAGGGAAAGAAGCGGTGGGTGTATCCTGA
- a CDS encoding spore germination protein: MEHQAIDTTSHETLLASLKEQFNPCADVVIQTFPVKDESDQPVILLYCEGLVDGKQINQFIIPRLEQHALIIEESQPKELGLTLNPIEDITNFKKLNLLIFSGQLLIIFDNGVQSCSLDIADIPGRSPEESAIETSVKGPRDGFTEELTTNVALIRKRMKTSSMCYEKYVKGGRTQTAIGLLYVKDIINPDILKEARHNLDQIEIDGILGTSIMERAVMGGVRSIFPLTDNTERPDFVVDSLLNGRFAVLIEGSPVAVIAPTTLFNQLKSPEDRSTPFFIVTFERILRISGLLIACFFPAFYIGLTSFNVEQIPLPLLATIAGTRMGLPMPVTLEAFLMIFMFELFNEAGRRLPRALGQTVSVVGGLIIGDAAIRAGITSPTIIVTVAISVISSYILVNTVLSGATAHVRIGMLLISSILGLFGFMIGIFALLVHLVSLECYGVSYLTPVSPYIPGDFTQAVSMPPSMKKNKRPEALHTQDSTRRRKRP; encoded by the coding sequence ATGGAGCATCAAGCGATTGACACCACGTCCCATGAAACACTGCTTGCCTCTTTGAAAGAGCAGTTTAATCCATGTGCAGATGTCGTTATTCAGACCTTTCCTGTTAAAGACGAATCTGATCAGCCAGTAATCTTACTGTATTGCGAAGGGCTTGTCGACGGTAAACAAATCAACCAATTTATTATCCCACGTCTAGAGCAGCATGCTCTAATCATTGAGGAATCACAACCCAAAGAGTTGGGATTAACCTTAAATCCGATTGAGGATATCACAAATTTCAAGAAACTTAATCTGTTGATTTTTAGTGGACAACTACTGATCATTTTTGATAATGGTGTTCAGTCCTGCAGTCTGGATATTGCTGATATACCAGGACGCAGTCCAGAAGAATCAGCCATTGAGACATCCGTTAAAGGCCCGCGCGATGGATTCACCGAAGAACTCACTACAAACGTGGCCCTTATTCGCAAACGGATGAAAACATCTTCGATGTGTTACGAGAAATATGTCAAAGGCGGTCGTACTCAAACTGCCATTGGACTACTGTATGTGAAAGATATTATTAATCCAGACATTCTAAAAGAAGCACGACACAATCTGGACCAGATTGAGATCGATGGCATTCTGGGTACCTCGATCATGGAGCGGGCTGTCATGGGAGGGGTTCGGAGCATCTTTCCGCTCACGGATAACACTGAACGTCCTGATTTTGTTGTCGACTCCCTGTTAAATGGACGTTTTGCCGTTCTCATTGAAGGTTCTCCAGTAGCGGTCATCGCGCCAACTACACTTTTCAATCAATTGAAATCTCCTGAAGATAGGAGTACACCGTTTTTCATCGTTACCTTCGAACGAATCTTGCGCATCTCCGGACTGCTGATTGCCTGTTTCTTCCCGGCCTTCTATATTGGCCTGACCAGTTTCAATGTGGAACAGATCCCGCTACCGCTCTTGGCTACAATTGCTGGTACTCGAATGGGCCTGCCCATGCCTGTGACACTGGAAGCATTTCTGATGATTTTTATGTTCGAGCTATTTAACGAAGCAGGTCGCAGATTACCACGTGCATTGGGCCAGACCGTCAGCGTGGTCGGCGGGCTTATCATTGGGGATGCCGCTATTCGCGCGGGGATTACGTCTCCCACCATCATAGTCACGGTAGCCATTTCAGTTATCTCCAGCTATATTCTCGTGAACACCGTGCTGAGCGGAGCTACTGCCCATGTCCGGATCGGGATGCTTCTCATCTCTTCCATTCTTGGATTATTCGGATTTATGATTGGAATATTCGCCCTCTTGGTACATCTCGTATCCTTAGAATGTTATGGGGTGTCTTATCTGACCCCCGTCTCTCCTTACATACCAGGAGATTTCACACAGGCCGTATCCATGCCGCCTTCCATGAAAAAAAATAAACGTCCGGAAGCTCTTCACACTCAAGATTCCACTCGCCGGAGAAAACGGCCATGA
- a CDS encoding glutamate-1-semialdehyde 2,1-aminomutase, with translation MKPSRSRSELLYAEALEHIVGGVNSPSRSFKAVGGGAPVFMKKAQGAHFWDVDDNRYIDYLAAYGPIVTGHAHPHITQAITEAAANGVLYGTPTELEIKLAKMLKEAIPSMDKVRFVNSGTEAVMTTIRVARAYTKRNKIVKFAGCYHGHSDLVLVAAGSGPSTLGIPDSAGIPTSIAQEVITVPYNDLDSLNAALEHWGDDVAAVMVEPIVGNFGMVMPEPGFLEGLCAMTRANGSLVIYDEVITAFRFHYGSTQTYAGLDNHAEIEPDLTALGKIIGGGLPIGAYGGRKHVMEQVAPLGPAYQAGTMAGNPASISAGIACLEVLQGAGVYEEMERLAIDLTAGLQASADRHGIALTINRIRGAFSTHFCDHPVTNYDHAQDTDGERFASFFRHMLDRGINLAPSKYEAWFLTTAHTDEDVQATLEAAEASFKAMAQE, from the coding sequence ATGAAACCATCACGTTCCCGATCCGAACTTCTATACGCAGAAGCACTTGAACATATTGTAGGAGGTGTGAACAGCCCTTCACGCTCGTTTAAAGCCGTTGGTGGCGGTGCACCTGTATTTATGAAAAAAGCCCAGGGCGCCCACTTCTGGGATGTTGATGACAACCGTTACATTGATTATCTGGCTGCTTACGGTCCGATTGTTACAGGACATGCCCACCCGCATATTACGCAGGCCATTACGGAAGCAGCAGCCAATGGAGTACTGTACGGTACTCCGACTGAACTAGAAATCAAGCTTGCCAAAATGCTGAAGGAAGCCATTCCTTCCATGGATAAAGTACGCTTTGTTAACTCCGGTACAGAGGCTGTCATGACTACGATTCGGGTCGCTCGTGCCTATACCAAACGCAACAAGATCGTAAAATTCGCCGGATGTTACCATGGTCACTCGGATCTGGTGCTTGTGGCTGCCGGTTCTGGCCCTTCTACGCTGGGTATCCCGGATAGTGCCGGCATTCCTACCAGTATTGCGCAAGAAGTCATCACCGTGCCTTACAATGACCTGGATAGCCTAAATGCTGCACTGGAGCACTGGGGTGACGATGTTGCCGCAGTCATGGTTGAACCAATCGTTGGCAACTTCGGTATGGTTATGCCGGAACCTGGCTTCCTGGAAGGTCTCTGTGCCATGACACGCGCCAACGGCTCACTGGTTATCTATGATGAGGTTATTACAGCTTTCCGTTTCCATTATGGTTCTACACAGACGTATGCCGGACTCGATAATCATGCGGAGATTGAACCGGATCTGACGGCTCTTGGTAAAATTATTGGTGGGGGCCTGCCCATCGGTGCTTACGGCGGACGCAAACACGTTATGGAGCAGGTTGCTCCACTCGGCCCGGCTTATCAAGCGGGAACGATGGCTGGTAACCCTGCATCCATCTCGGCTGGTATCGCATGTCTTGAGGTCCTGCAAGGCGCGGGTGTATACGAAGAGATGGAACGCCTTGCTATTGACCTGACAGCAGGTCTGCAAGCTTCTGCTGACCGTCATGGGATTGCACTGACAATCAACCGGATTCGCGGTGCATTCTCCACCCATTTCTGTGATCATCCGGTGACGAACTACGATCATGCCCAAGACACGGACGGAGAACGCTTCGCTTCCTTCTTCCGTCACATGCTGGATCGTGGCATTAACCTCGCTCCATCCAAATATGAGGCCTGGTTCCTGACCACGGCTCATACAGATGAAGATGTTCAGGCTACATTGGAAGCCGCAGAAGCTTCCTTTAAGGCGATGGCTCAAGAATAA
- a CDS encoding LCP family protein produces MTRKTKRTIWISLAAFVLIIGGAAAYYFGSILNQLDGLAKDGDDSPFAGIENVEKVNTPDPPKWEGTETVNILVMGVDARGLKKGEVPRSDSMMVVSLDPLTKKINLFSILRDTYVNIDGYGKERINTAITHGPNAAMQAAGDLLGIPVQYYVYTDFQGFIKLVDAVGGVDFNVEKDMHYTSKADNNEYDIDLKKGYQHLDGETALMYVRFRHDAMSDFARSERQRELLKAVTAKMQSTTTIAKLPAILEQVNPYVDTNLTLSDMWKLGGLGYQSSMNGSEQIPPMNLLKEERTAGGAQVLTVTNEEKLKQHIQDIIHPPATTDDSTTSTEDKTASGDDQKSEQPAQ; encoded by the coding sequence ATGACCAGAAAGACGAAGAGAACCATATGGATTTCTCTTGCCGCCTTCGTGTTAATTATTGGAGGAGCAGCGGCATATTATTTCGGTTCTATTCTCAATCAGTTGGACGGTTTGGCAAAGGACGGCGACGATTCACCATTCGCAGGTATCGAAAATGTGGAGAAAGTAAATACTCCTGACCCACCCAAATGGGAAGGCACAGAAACGGTCAATATTCTCGTTATGGGTGTCGATGCACGTGGATTGAAAAAAGGTGAAGTTCCTCGCTCCGACAGCATGATGGTCGTATCGCTCGACCCACTTACTAAAAAAATCAATCTGTTCTCCATTCTGCGCGACACTTACGTCAATATTGACGGATATGGCAAGGAGCGGATCAATACCGCCATCACCCATGGTCCTAATGCAGCGATGCAAGCTGCCGGCGACCTGCTCGGCATTCCTGTACAGTATTATGTGTATACGGATTTCCAGGGATTCATCAAATTGGTGGATGCCGTTGGCGGTGTTGATTTTAATGTGGAGAAAGACATGCATTATACAAGTAAAGCAGACAATAACGAATACGATATTGATCTCAAAAAAGGGTATCAGCATCTGGATGGCGAGACAGCTCTCATGTACGTTCGTTTCCGTCATGATGCGATGTCGGATTTTGCTCGTTCCGAGCGCCAGCGTGAATTGCTGAAAGCTGTTACGGCGAAAATGCAGTCCACGACTACCATTGCCAAACTGCCTGCCATTCTGGAACAGGTCAATCCTTATGTAGATACGAATCTGACACTCTCCGATATGTGGAAGCTGGGTGGACTCGGATACCAGAGCAGCATGAACGGCAGTGAGCAGATCCCACCAATGAACCTGTTGAAAGAAGAACGTACAGCAGGTGGTGCGCAAGTATTGACGGTTACCAATGAAGAGAAATTGAAGCAGCATATTCAGGATATTATTCACCCGCCTGCTACAACGGATGACAGTACGACCAGCACCGAAGATAAAACAGCCAGTGGTGACGATCAGAAGTCAGAGCAACCGGCTCAGTAA
- a CDS encoding PLP-dependent aminotransferase family protein: protein MGAVRKYEVIAEALKQWIQEQMQRQDRRQWADKGIRLPAVRVIAEQYQCSVSTAIRAYEWLEQRHLVYAIPQSGYYAVQNGTGAQDMDWQGALDFASAAPDPRVFPYADFRHCVDQAMEKKQTELFMYGTDQGLPSLILLLQKQFADYQVFARTEQFFITSGVQQALAVLALMPFPNGKRTVMLELPTYHNMPSLLSGLNVPISGVRRTQDGLDWASLERQFAEEEIKFFYVMPRFHNPIGTSLTVAEKKRLIRLAQRYDVYLVEDDYLADLEDNTKQDPLWSYDTEGRIIYLKSYSKILFPGLRIGVAVLPAPLIQSFGAYKKMLDIDTSVLSQAALEIYVHSGMFAHHRKVIRNRYAARMHTVHEQLDAYPDFAPFMEAPRTGGEHTVLPLAGDMPLRVLLSRLQKRGVIVDTTERYYPEGTYQVHQDQMLRLNISNVPKQRIEEGMQVIREEILKLQIRQK from the coding sequence ATGGGTGCGGTGAGAAAATATGAAGTGATTGCCGAAGCATTAAAGCAATGGATTCAGGAACAGATGCAGCGGCAGGATCGTCGCCAGTGGGCAGATAAGGGCATCCGACTTCCAGCAGTTCGAGTTATAGCTGAACAGTATCAATGCAGTGTAAGCACAGCAATTCGTGCATATGAGTGGCTGGAACAGCGGCATTTGGTGTACGCCATCCCTCAATCCGGTTATTATGCCGTACAGAACGGGACAGGTGCTCAGGACATGGACTGGCAGGGAGCATTGGACTTCGCTTCGGCTGCTCCGGATCCGCGGGTGTTCCCTTATGCAGACTTTCGTCATTGTGTGGATCAGGCGATGGAGAAAAAACAGACAGAGTTGTTCATGTATGGCACGGATCAGGGATTACCTTCGCTAATTCTATTGTTGCAGAAGCAGTTTGCGGATTATCAGGTGTTTGCGAGAACGGAGCAGTTCTTTATCACATCAGGTGTGCAACAGGCGCTGGCTGTACTTGCATTGATGCCTTTTCCCAATGGAAAGAGAACAGTAATGCTTGAACTACCAACCTATCACAATATGCCCTCCCTACTGAGTGGATTGAATGTGCCTATTTCAGGTGTGAGACGTACCCAAGATGGGTTGGACTGGGCATCGCTTGAACGTCAGTTCGCTGAGGAAGAGATCAAGTTTTTCTATGTCATGCCGCGCTTTCACAATCCGATTGGCACATCGTTAACGGTTGCTGAGAAGAAGAGACTGATCCGGCTTGCACAGCGGTACGATGTGTATCTGGTGGAGGATGATTATCTGGCGGATCTGGAGGACAATACGAAACAGGACCCGCTATGGTCCTATGATACGGAAGGCCGGATCATCTATCTGAAGAGTTACTCCAAAATTTTGTTTCCAGGCTTGCGCATTGGTGTAGCTGTTCTGCCCGCACCACTCATTCAATCTTTTGGGGCTTACAAAAAAATGCTTGATATCGACACTTCCGTCCTGTCTCAAGCTGCTCTGGAGATCTATGTCCATAGCGGTATGTTTGCTCATCACAGGAAAGTGATTCGTAACCGATATGCTGCCCGGATGCACACGGTGCATGAGCAGCTGGACGCCTATCCAGACTTTGCTCCATTTATGGAGGCTCCTCGAACAGGAGGGGAGCATACGGTGTTACCTTTGGCGGGTGATATGCCGCTTCGTGTTCTGCTGTCCCGGCTTCAAAAGCGCGGAGTCATCGTGGATACGACTGAACGGTATTATCCGGAGGGAACCTATCAGGTACATCAGGATCAGATGTTGCGATTGAACATCTCCAATGTGCCGAAGCAGCGAATCGAGGAAGGGATGCAGGTGATCCGGGAGGAAATTCTGAAACTTCAGATCAGGCAGAAATAA
- a CDS encoding Ger(x)C family spore germination protein, which produces MIRWTSMSGLLAGCLILLTGCWDSKEVQSINFITAIGIDYVDNQYIAYAQLIDFSSIAKQEGPTAREASEIWVGRGEGATLSMAINALYETSQQQTLWTHVKAIVLSKNALDDKLGDIFDTLLHSGQLRYTPWIYATEQNIPEVLSPSALLNQSAQTIELFEPMRLYKQHSGYEPIRLHQLLDGLREPAAVVLLPSITNKNQTWYNGDETPSLIKMDGFYVISNGKSQGRVAGADADGTRYVNYDEVHQYPLYVYGDGGKIPDLTLVLHHPKTSIQARKKGDGVTFDLVTSVKSSIIEEHGAPRTPHAMEQEAEKQIESQIRDTFEKTKSRKIDSYGLVEHLYRHNLPLWKQEVAQRADPLKRFKLGKVEVHVDILNASTYKYSK; this is translated from the coding sequence ATGATCAGATGGACCTCTATGAGTGGCCTACTAGCCGGATGCTTGATCTTGCTAACGGGATGCTGGGATTCCAAAGAGGTGCAAAGTATTAACTTCATCACGGCCATTGGGATAGACTACGTGGACAACCAATATATTGCGTATGCCCAGTTAATTGATTTTTCCAGTATTGCCAAGCAGGAGGGCCCGACTGCGCGGGAAGCGAGTGAGATCTGGGTTGGACGGGGTGAAGGCGCAACATTGAGTATGGCTATTAATGCTCTATATGAAACTTCACAACAACAAACATTATGGACTCATGTCAAAGCCATTGTTTTATCCAAAAATGCTCTGGACGATAAGCTGGGGGATATATTCGACACCTTGTTGCACTCGGGACAGCTGAGATACACACCATGGATTTACGCTACGGAGCAGAATATTCCAGAAGTTCTCTCACCCTCTGCTTTGCTGAACCAATCTGCTCAAACGATTGAATTATTCGAACCGATGAGGCTATATAAACAGCATTCGGGTTATGAGCCCATTCGACTTCATCAGCTTCTCGATGGCCTGAGAGAACCTGCTGCTGTAGTTCTTTTGCCATCCATTACGAATAAGAACCAGACTTGGTACAATGGCGATGAGACTCCCTCACTGATTAAAATGGACGGATTTTATGTCATTTCCAATGGGAAAAGTCAGGGTAGAGTTGCAGGAGCAGATGCGGATGGTACACGATACGTCAATTATGATGAAGTCCATCAATATCCATTGTACGTATATGGCGATGGCGGGAAGATACCTGATCTGACCCTTGTGCTTCATCATCCCAAGACCAGCATTCAGGCGAGGAAAAAAGGAGATGGTGTTACTTTCGATCTGGTGACTTCAGTTAAAAGTTCTATCATTGAGGAGCACGGAGCCCCACGCACACCTCATGCCATGGAACAGGAAGCCGAGAAACAGATTGAGTCCCAAATCCGCGATACATTTGAGAAAACCAAATCACGTAAAATTGATTCATACGGTCTTGTGGAACATCTCTATCGCCACAATTTACCCTTATGGAAACAGGAGGTCGCCCAACGGGCTGACCCTCTCAAGCGTTTCAAACTTGGCAAAGTGGAAGTGCATGTGGATATCCTTAATGCAAGCACGTATAAATACAGTAAATAA
- a CDS encoding ABC-2 family transporter protein: MNSAFIDFMRIRFLTMLAYRVNYYSGILIYTLNIGVYYFTWQAIYGSSGELGGFTAAQMTTYIAVSWMARAFYFNNLDREIAADIRDGSIAIQFIRPINYVMVKMMQGLGEGIFRFLLLMIPGMLIAILLFPVELPTAPSAWIGFLVMLFFSFLINSQINVITGLAAFFVENNEGMMRMKRVVVDLFSGLIIPISLYPGWMSAVMKVLPFQAITYLPGSVFTGRVEGTAIWNVLGIQVFWFAVLLLPMVLIWRKARKRLFVQGG; encoded by the coding sequence ATGAATAGTGCATTTATTGATTTTATGCGCATCCGTTTTCTAACGATGCTGGCATACCGGGTGAATTATTACTCCGGCATTTTGATATATACGCTGAATATCGGCGTGTATTACTTTACCTGGCAAGCCATTTACGGCAGCAGTGGTGAACTTGGCGGCTTCACGGCAGCGCAGATGACCACTTACATCGCTGTATCCTGGATGGCACGTGCCTTTTACTTTAACAACCTGGACCGAGAGATTGCCGCAGACATACGGGATGGTTCCATTGCGATTCAATTCATCAGGCCAATCAATTACGTTATGGTCAAAATGATGCAGGGTCTTGGCGAAGGCATTTTCCGCTTCCTGCTCCTCATGATTCCGGGGATGCTCATTGCCATTCTGCTGTTCCCGGTCGAACTGCCTACGGCCCCATCGGCGTGGATTGGCTTTCTCGTCATGTTGTTCTTCAGTTTCCTCATTAATTCCCAGATTAATGTGATCACGGGACTGGCGGCATTTTTTGTGGAAAATAATGAAGGCATGATGCGTATGAAACGCGTCGTGGTTGATTTGTTCTCCGGTCTAATCATCCCGATCAGCCTGTATCCAGGCTGGATGTCCGCGGTGATGAAGGTATTGCCTTTTCAGGCCATTACGTATCTGCCCGGTTCGGTCTTCACAGGAAGAGTGGAAGGTACCGCCATCTGGAATGTACTCGGTATTCAGGTGTTCTGGTTCGCCGTGCTACTGCTTCCGATGGTACTGATCTGGCGTAAGGCGCGCAAGCGTCTGTTCGTGCAAGGGGGATAA